A stretch of the Solanum dulcamara chromosome 6, daSolDulc1.2, whole genome shotgun sequence genome encodes the following:
- the LOC129891942 gene encoding protein GRAVITROPIC IN THE LIGHT 1-like — protein sequence MDSVNRSAVTPSKSKLARTFAKVLHIRALTGRNQTLKFSEHVKEDVVKNDAVKSELLKKTQFKSFNEEDEKLQKAAAEAFLAKLFANVSAVKSAYAQLQFAQSPYDPDGIQSADELVVSELKNLSELKQCFVKKQFDEYSPEKTLLLAEIQEQKSVLKTYDIMGKKLDSQLKLKESEIMFLREKLTEANKENKLLEKRLNASGPVSPLDNLHFSSLSPSHFIMFLRQTIRSIRSFVRLLSKEMVYAGWKLDDAASSIEPGIEFLKANDICFAFESFVCREMFDGFNCPNFSISTEPLSEQKKRQRLFFDRFTELRSVKPADYLAWKPKSTFARFCRAKYLKLIHPKLEDSIFSNLDQRNILNSGEYPESTFFSTFSEMAKRIWLLHCLAFSFDPVASIFQLSRGCRFSDVYMESLNEEAFLSWDGSPETEPRVGFTVNPGFKIGKTVIQCQVYLC from the coding sequence ATGGATTCAGTTAATCGTTCTGCTGTGACCCCAAGTAAGAGCAAATTGGCTCGTACGTTTGCTAAGGTTTTGCACATTCGAGCTCTCACAGGAAGAAACCAGACGCTCAAATTCAGTGAACATGTCAAGGAGGATGTCGTAAAGAATGACGCAGTGAAAAGCGAGTTACTCAAGAAAACACAGTTCAAGTCCTTcaatgaagaagatgaaaagcTTCAAAAAGCAGCTGCAGAAGCTTTTCTTGCCAAGCTGTTTGCAAATGTCTCAGCTGTTAAGTCGGCATATGCCCAATTGCAGTTTGCTCAGTCTCCATATGATCCCGATGGAATTCAATCTGCTGATGAGTTGGTGGTGTCCGAGCTGAAAAACTTGTCTGAATTGAAACAGTGCTTTGTGAAGAAGCAGTTCGATGAGTATTCCCCAGAGAAAACTCTCCTTTTGGCTGAAATTCAGGAGCAGAAGAGTGTTTTGAAGACGTATGATATCATGGGAAAGAAGCTGGATTCACAGCTCAAACTCAAGGAATCAGAAATTATGTTTCTTCGAGAGAAACTGACCGAGGCTAATAAAGAAAACAAGCTTCTTGAGAAAAGATTGAATGCCAGCGGGCCTGTGTCTCCTTTGGACAATCTTCATTTTTCAAGCTTGAGCCCCAGCCATTTTATCATGTTCCTCCGGCAGACAATTAGGTCTATTCGAAGCTTTGTTAGGTTGCTGAGCAAGGAGATGGTATATGCTGGGTGGAAGTTAGATGATGCAGCCAGTTCCATTGAACCCGGTATAGAGTTCTTGAAAGCAAATGACATATGTTTTGCTTTTGAGTCATTCGTTTGCCGAGAGATGTTTGATGGTTTCAATTGTCCAAACTTTTCGATCTCAACCGAGCCCCTGTCCGAGCAGAAGAAGCGGCAAAGGTTGTTCTTTGACAGATTCACGGAGCTAAGATCTGTGAAGCCAGCTGATTACTTAGCCTGGAAACCCAAATCAACATTTGCAAGATTCTGTCGTGCTAAGTACCTGAAACTAATCCACCCCAAGCTGGAAGACTCCATTTTCAGCAACCTGGATCAAAGAAACATACTCAATTCGGGTGAGTATCCCGAGTCAACTTTCTTTTCCACATTTAGCGAAATGGCTAAGCGCATTTGGTTACTACACTGCCTGGCTTTCTCCTTCGATCCCGTAGCTTCAATCTTCCAATTGAGCAGAGGATGTCGATTTTCGGACGTTTACATGGAAAGTCTGAATGAAGAAGCATTCTTATCATGGGACGGATCGCCAGAAACCGAACCTCGTGTAGGCTTCACGGTGAATCCTGGTTTCAAGATTGGTAAAACTGTCATTCAGTGTCAAGTTTACCTATGTTGA